Genomic segment of Dactylococcopsis salina PCC 8305:
GGCAGGAGTGGATGGCGTTAAATCGTTGTCCCCAGTAGCACGTATGAAGCTCGTAAATAATCTTAAACTGGGTACGAAGGTTAAACCGACTCGGAGGGTTAAGATTCCGAAGCCTAATGGGGAGGAAAGACCTTTAGGAATACCTACCATGTATGACCGTGCGCTTCAAGCGTTAGTTAAATTAGCCTTAGAACCTGAATGGGAAGCGGTTTTCGAGCCAAATTCCTACGGGTTTCGAGCAGGACGTTCGGCCCATGATGCCATTCAAGCCATTTTTAGTTCAATTCATAAAAAACCAAAATACGTGCTTGATGCGGATATCAAAAAGTGTTTCGACCGTATCAACCACGAGAGACTCCTGAATAAATTAGACACCTTCCCCACATTTCGGAGACAAGTCCGTGCGTGGCTCAAAGCTGGGGTCATGGAAGGTAAGGAGTTCTCACCAACATCTGAGGGTACGCCTCAAGGTGGGGTAATATCTCCACTATTGGCTAATATCGCCCTCCACGGCATGGAGAATGAAATAAAGGCAATTGCTCATACTTTTGACATGAAACGTCCAGATGGAACTCAAATATGTCGGAGTAACAAGCACAAGTCAGTTAGCATCATACGTTATGCAGATGATTTTGTCGTATTACACCAAGACCTAGCCGTTGTCCATAGATGTAAAGAGGTTATCACAGAATGGTTGGCTGACATGGACTTAGAGTTAAAACCGAGCAAAACCAGAATCGCCCACACCCTTGAAAACTACAAAGAAGAAAAAGCAGGATTTGATTTTCTTGGCTTTTATATCCGCCAATACAAGGTGGGTAAATACACATCAGGGAAGGGAAGAAATGGTGAAATTCTGGGATTCAAAACGCTCATCACCCCTAGTAAGGAAAGTCAGGAAAGGCACTACCGAAGAATTTGTGAGGTGATAGATAAGCATAAAGGGCAATCTCAAGCTGTTCTGATTACGAATCTTAACCGCATAATTCGAGGTTGGTGTAACTACTTCTCTGTAGTAGTATCCGCAAAGGTCTTCTCAAGGTTAGACCACCTGATTTTCTGGAAACTATTAAAATGGGGAGTAAAACGTCACCGAAATAAGGGGAGAAAGTGGGTAAAATCTAAATACTTCCGAACCATAGGTGGCGATAAATGGACGTTTGCCACACCTCGTGAAGGGTCGAATCCTATGGTGCTGATGAAGCACTCACACACGGCAATCGTCCGCCATGTCAAAGTTAAGGGAGATAAAAGTCCCTATGACGGCGACTTAATCTACTGGAGTTCAAGAATGGGCAAACACCCTGAGATGCCAAAGCGAACAGCATCGTTGCTCAAAAAGCAGAAAGGGAAGTGCGTTCACTGCGGATTGTTTTTCCGAGATGGAGATTTATTAGAGGTTGACCATATCGTTCCCCGCTCAAAAGGTGGTAAGAACGAGTACAAGAACTATCAACTACTCCATCGACATTGCCACGATGAAAAGACCAGAACAGATGGGAGCTACGACCGCGTGGTTTCCATTATCCCAGAAGGTTACCGATGGGAGAACGATATGCTGGTGACGTGCTGATAACAACAGCCGTTTAACTGAGGAGCGGTATGAGGTGAAAGTCTCACGTACCGTTTTGGAGAGCAGTGGAGGGGGCGACCTCTTCACTGACTTTAATTTGGAGAAGTTGATCGGATTTTGCCCTGATAAGGTTTGAAAGCGATTTAACCATGTCGGGCAGCTAATCCACCAATTGCCATATCCGAGAACATTTACTGGCCACCACACGGGCCATCCCCAACCGAGGGAAATTGCCCCAGGGGAAATGCTGTCGTCTTTACCGCCAAACCAGTTGACGACTTCCTCTAATTTTTCCTCTTCGGCGTGTTCTCGTAATGCCCCACGTAAGGAACTGCCAGGGATTGCGGGGGTGCGATCGCTCAGACGATAAATTGGATTATTATTACCGCGACTGCTACTGTCAGCGCCACCAATATGAACGGGTTCTCGACACACTAACCATTGTACTGTCATGTTGAATTACTCCTCAAATAACCATAAATGTCCGTAACCTAAAGCGTCACGGTGAAATTGATCGGATAACGGGCCCGATCGCCTAGCTGGGGATTCCCTTTCCCAGAGATAAACCGCCCCTGCTGGGGTTAACCATTCGCCAGGGGTTAACACGCGAACCGTCTGCTGGGAGTCGTTGCGATCGCGCACTGTTGTCCAAGACTGCCAAGGCACGGGAGAATCGGAGGCATAGGCTTTAATCGCGATCGGGGGATAGGGAACAGAAGCCTTCGCTGCCGGATGTTCCCAGAGGGCTGCCGTTAATAAGACTGCCCCTGTGGCGTTCTCACAAAGTTATCCTAGCCAATCCCATTGTCGTTTTCAGGGTTTAATCACCACTGGTGTTGCCC
This window contains:
- a CDS encoding RAMP superfamily CRISPR-associated protein, whose product is MTVQWLVCREPVHIGGADSSSRGNNNPIYRLSDRTPAIPGSSLRGALREHAEEEKLEEVVNWFGGKDDSISPGAISLGWGWPVWWPVNVLGYGNWWISCPTWLNRFQTLSGQNPINFSKLKSVKRSPPPLLSKTVRETFTSYRSSVKRLLLSARHQHIVLPSVTFWDNGNHAVVAPICSGLFIVAMSME
- the ltrA gene encoding group II intron reverse transcriptase/maturase, encoding MNTDNRCIKWGDIDWHKVERVVYKLQKRIYKASRRGDVKAVRRLQKLLVKSWSVKVLAVRRVTQDNQGKKTAGVDGVKSLSPVARMKLVNNLKLGTKVKPTRRVKIPKPNGEERPLGIPTMYDRALQALVKLALEPEWEAVFEPNSYGFRAGRSAHDAIQAIFSSIHKKPKYVLDADIKKCFDRINHERLLNKLDTFPTFRRQVRAWLKAGVMEGKEFSPTSEGTPQGGVISPLLANIALHGMENEIKAIAHTFDMKRPDGTQICRSNKHKSVSIIRYADDFVVLHQDLAVVHRCKEVITEWLADMDLELKPSKTRIAHTLENYKEEKAGFDFLGFYIRQYKVGKYTSGKGRNGEILGFKTLITPSKESQERHYRRICEVIDKHKGQSQAVLITNLNRIIRGWCNYFSVVVSAKVFSRLDHLIFWKLLKWGVKRHRNKGRKWVKSKYFRTIGGDKWTFATPREGSNPMVLMKHSHTAIVRHVKVKGDKSPYDGDLIYWSSRMGKHPEMPKRTASLLKKQKGKCVHCGLFFRDGDLLEVDHIVPRSKGGKNEYKNYQLLHRHCHDEKTRTDGSYDRVVSIIPEGYRWENDMLVTC